A window of the Oryzias melastigma strain HK-1 linkage group LG11, ASM292280v2, whole genome shotgun sequence genome harbors these coding sequences:
- the anln gene encoding anillin isoform X2, which produces MDPFTEKLLERTRARRENLQKKLAERPTAASRQMVKRPREPLTDTKNISISVAVPETVVQVSSKPSPSKRRCSEENAQPSVNEENREPVVPRAGAPELPDPPTDKKPPIGPAGIRYSLEKAAARPAVQSEPLKQPESEKTPAPPDLSSSREAHVEATGSVHQRMEEDAAPAGGMKSRLQQLAEQRKCWDGIADADCTPVLLVKRDGEVAPPAAPAPSSDMAVGRRGRLANLAATIGSWEDDLSHVNVPREKPAAAVNSNKPNVGANLGKPNATVNLSKPTVAVSATEKSNFKQGDVQSPVKPNRVILPSSQKADFPPPKPTLQPAQSPLKSSTRGAASTSTTHSGCSSSASVPQSPLKNQIPSRGLNTFTPLHDKPSSGSTAHQEKLPAGTPGVKSFLERFGERCHERMHQTTPAKVPLQPRAPAGPSTGSPSTKLLQERLMAAQSASTATADLTLRQKLERESELAQIRSRFQKGTNIWKSKTEKETETAIKEPDQRVESDVTAAQPQNEVKAPSNEEPQSPKRTSPGPALMDSPPASTSSPLKQIINAAEKKVEEKSDETPKEEEEEVITETEMNVDQSINSAVINDLFNGVLEQSDDEEEEEEDPLNISSMSLLIPLAETVAAVVKSPESKVMTSTPANSFLVKNNPPENPCRPSKFQRGGAKPATSSSSTEPSEEDLKLPYSIDAYRSTRVKEAERPHLKQVIVRKENVTESADEPRGSTAFSVRQKMKILTSEVNLQQTVIHQASQALNCCTDEEHGKGSQVEAEAERLLLVATEKREALKSELERLKADPTGQKKAPEQGAASASKGAITLQELRLPLKADFVCSTANRPESKKHSFFILIRAGAEDTVATPLASTHRGLSGDTLTFPTKFSISDVSSDFQIQLQVYCLVQNHEVCSDKKKKPNKSKMMWRQVHEAHRLCLSAITPKRFLAITKSANTPVMASPGGPNAVRTSNFVLVGSHTLTLSSIGKNKFPLEKVPFLCPLEGHIYLKLQCEVGSKVEERGFLTMFEDVSGFGAWHRRWCVLSGYCISYWTYPDDEKRKNPIGRINLTSCTSKRVEPVNREFCARPNTFELVTARPQREGDRETLVSQCTDALCVTTNWLSADTKEERNQWMKKLNHILLDLRTWQPDACSGPV; this is translated from the exons ATGGACCCGTTTACTGAG AAACTACTGGAGCGGACTCGAGCTCGCAGGGAGAACCTGCAGAAAAAACTGGCCGAGAGGCCGACTGCTGCCAGCAGACAGATGGTCAAAAGACCCCGGGAGCCTCTGACCGACACCAAGAACATCAGCATCAGCGTGGCCGTCCCTGAAACAG TTGTGCAGGTTTCGTCCAAGCCCTCCCCTTCAAAGCGAAGGTGCTCTGAGGAAAATGCTCAACCTTCAGTCAATGAGGAGAATCGAGAGCCGGTGGTTCCACGAGCTGGAGCTCCTGAGCTCCCAGATCCTCCCACAGACAAGAAACCCCCCATAGGTCCTGCTGGGATTCGGTATTCCCTGGAGAAGGCTGCAGCTCGGCCTGCGGTCCAGTCTGAACCTCTGAAGCAGCCGGAGTCGGAGAAGACGCCTGCTCCTCCTGATCTTTCGAGCAGCAGAGAGGCTCACGTGGAGGCTACGGGTTCAGTTCATCAAAGAATGGAGGaagatgcagctcctgctggAGGCATGAAATCGCGACTGCAGCAGTTGGCAGAACAGAGAAAGTGTTGGGATG GCATCGCCGATGCAGACTGCACACCTGTGTTGCTGGTGAAGAGGGACGGTGAAGTtgcacctcctgctgctccagccCCCTCTTCGGACATGGCTGTGGGGCGGAGGGGCAGGCTGGCCAACCTGGCGGCCACCATCGGGTCCTGGGAAGATGATCTGAGTCACGTCAACGTCCCCCGGGAGAAGCCAGCAGCTGCCGTGAACTCCAACAAACCAAATGTTGGTGCGAACCTCGGCAAACCAAATGCTACCGTGAACCTGAGCAAACCAACCGTTGCCGTGAGCGCCACAGAAAAGTCCAACTTCAAGCAG GGGGATGTTCAGTCTCCAGTCAAGCCCAATCGAGTGATTCTTCCAAGTTCTCAAAAGGCAGACTTCCCTCCACCAAAACCCACACTTCAGCCAGCACAAAGTCCCCTGAAGAGCTCTACTCGGGGAGCAGCCTCCACATCAACTACACACAGCGGCTGTTCCTCCTCAGCATCAGTACCACAGAGCCCCCTGAAgaaccagatcccctccagaGGTCTCAACACCTTCACTCCCCTTCATGACAAACCCTCTTCTGGCTCGACAGCCCATCAGGAGAAGCTTCCTGCTGGAACTCCTG GTGTGAAGTCTTTCCTGGAGCGCTTTGGGGAGAGATGTCATGAGCGTATGCATCAGACCACTCCTGCCAAAGTCCCCCTGCAGCCCCGAGCTCCTGCTGGACCTTCAACAGGCTCACCGAGCACCAAACTGCTCCAGGAGAGGCTCATGGCTGCTCAGAGCGCCAGCACGGCTACGGCCGACCTCACCTTGCGGCAGAAACTG GAGAGAGAGTCTGAGCTGGCTCAGATTCGCAGTCGCTTCCAGAAGGGAACCAACATTTGGAAAAGCAAGACTGAAAAGGAAACAGAGACGGCCATCAAG GAGCCTGACCAGCGAGTGGAGAGTGACGTCACGGCAGCGCAGCCTCAGAATGAAGTCAAAGCCCCGTCCAATGAGGAGCCACAATCCCCAAAGCGCACCTCTCCAG GTCCTGCTTTGATGGACAGCCCCCCAGCCTCAACATCCAGCCCCCTGAAACAAATCATCAACGCTGCAGAGAAGAAAGTTGAAGAGAAGAGTGATGAAACTCcaaaagaggaggaagaggaggtgatTACAGAGACGGAGATGAACGTGGACCAGTCCATTAACTCTGCAGTCATCAACGACCTCTTCAATGGCGTGTTGGAGCAGAGTgacgatgaggaggaggaggaggaagatccTTTGAATATCTCCTCCATGTCCCTCCTCATCCCCCTGGCAGAGACGGTGGCAGCCGTGGTGAAGAGTCCGGAGAGTAAAGTCATG ACGTCCACGCCAGCCAACTCCTTCCTGGTGAAGAACAACCCCCCAGAGAACCCCTGCAGACCCAGCAAGTTCCAGAGAGGAGGAGCGAAACCAGCAACCTCCTCCAGCAGCACAGAGCCTTCAGAGGAAGACCTCAAACTGCCCTACAG CATCGATGCCTACAGGTCCACCAGGGTGAAGGAGGCGGAGCGGCCTCACCTGAAGCAGGTGATCGTCAGGAAGGAGAATGTCACAGAGAGCGCAGACGAGCCTCGGGGGTCCACTGCCTTCAGCGTCAGGCAGAAGATGAAG ATTCTGACCAGTGAGGTGAACCTTCAGCAGACGGTGATCCACCAGGCCAGCCAGGCCCTCAACTGCTGCACCGACGAGGAGCACGGCAAAGGATCGCAGGTGGAGGCCGAAGCAGAGAGGCTGCTGCTGGTCGCCA CGGAGAAGAGGGAGGCCTTAAAGTCAGAGCTGGAGCGTCTGAAAGCAGATCCAACAGGACAGAAGAAAGCTCCAGAACAGGGCGCCGCGTCCGCCTCCAAGGGCGCCATCACCCTCCAGGAGCTGCGGCTCCCCCTAAAGGCCGACTTTGTTTGCTCCACTGCTAACAGACCAG AGTCCAAAAAACactccttcttcatcctgatcCGTGCTGGGGCGGAAGACACCGTGGCCACTCCTCTGGCCAGCACGCACCGCGGCCTCAGTGGAGACACGCTCACCTTCCCCACCAAGTTCAGCAT ATCCGACGTCAGCAGCGACTTTCAAATCCAGCTGCAGGTTTACTGTCTG GTGCAGAATCACGAGGTCTGCAGTGATAAGAAGAAGAAACCCAACAAGTCTAAG ATGATGTGGAGGCAGGTTCATGAGGCCCACAGGTTGTGTTTGTCG GCCATCACTCCAAAGAGGTTCCTCGCCATCacg AAAAGCGCAAACACACCAG TCATGGCGAGTCCAGGAGGCCCCAACGCGGTTCGCACCAGCAACTTTGTCCTGGTGGGATCGCACACGCTCACCCTGTCCTCCATCGGGAAAAACAAGTTTCCTCTTGAGAAG GTTCCCTTCCTGTGCCCCCTGGAGGGCCACATCTACCTGAAGCTGCAGTGTGAAGTGGGCTCCAAGGTGGAGGAGAGGGGCTTCCTG ACAATGTTTGAAGACGTGAGCGGGTTCGGCGCCTGGCACAGGAGGTGGTGTGTCCTGTCGGGGTACTGCATCTCCTACTGGACGTACCCGGACGACGAAAAGAGAAAG AACCCCATTGGCCGCATCAACCTGACCAGCTGCACCAGCAAGAGGGTGGAACCGGTCAACCGGGAGTTCTGTGCCCGGCCCAACACCTTTGAGCTGGTCACAGCACGGCCGCAGAGAGAGGGCGACAGGGAGACGCTCGTCAGTCAGTGCACGGACGCGCTGTGCGTCACCAC AAACTGGCTGAGTGCCGACACCAAGGAGGAGAGGAATCAGT
- the anln gene encoding anillin isoform X1 has product MDPFTEKLLERTRARRENLQKKLAERPTAASRQMVKRPREPLTDTKNISISVAVPETVVQVSSKPSPSKRRCSEENAQPSVNEENREPVVPRAGAPELPDPPTDKKPPIGPAGIRYSLEKAAARPAVQSEPLKQPESEKTPAPPDLSSSREAHVEATGSVHQRMEEDAAPAGGMKSRLQQLAEQRKCWDGIADADCTPVLLVKRDGEVAPPAAPAPSSDMAVGRRGRLANLAATIGSWEDDLSHVNVPREKPAAAVNSNKPNVGANLGKPNATVNLSKPTVAVSATEKSNFKQGDVQSPVKPNRVILPSSQKADFPPPKPTLQPAQSPLKSSTRGAASTSTTHSGCSSSASVPQSPLKNQIPSRGLNTFTPLHDKPSSGSTAHQEKLPAGTPGVKSFLERFGERCHERMHQTTPAKVPLQPRAPAGPSTGSPSTKLLQERLMAAQSASTATADLTLRQKLERESELAQIRSRFQKGTNIWKSKTEKETETAIKEPDQRVESDVTAAQPQNEVKAPSNEEPQSPKRTSPAGPALMDSPPASTSSPLKQIINAAEKKVEEKSDETPKEEEEEVITETEMNVDQSINSAVINDLFNGVLEQSDDEEEEEEDPLNISSMSLLIPLAETVAAVVKSPESKVMTSTPANSFLVKNNPPENPCRPSKFQRGGAKPATSSSSTEPSEEDLKLPYSIDAYRSTRVKEAERPHLKQVIVRKENVTESADEPRGSTAFSVRQKMKILTSEVNLQQTVIHQASQALNCCTDEEHGKGSQVEAEAERLLLVATEKREALKSELERLKADPTGQKKAPEQGAASASKGAITLQELRLPLKADFVCSTANRPESKKHSFFILIRAGAEDTVATPLASTHRGLSGDTLTFPTKFSISDVSSDFQIQLQVYCLVQNHEVCSDKKKKPNKSKMMWRQVHEAHRLCLSAITPKRFLAITKSANTPVMASPGGPNAVRTSNFVLVGSHTLTLSSIGKNKFPLEKVPFLCPLEGHIYLKLQCEVGSKVEERGFLTMFEDVSGFGAWHRRWCVLSGYCISYWTYPDDEKRKNPIGRINLTSCTSKRVEPVNREFCARPNTFELVTARPQREGDRETLVSQCTDALCVTTNWLSADTKEERNQWMKKLNHILLDLRTWQPDACSGPV; this is encoded by the exons ATGGACCCGTTTACTGAG AAACTACTGGAGCGGACTCGAGCTCGCAGGGAGAACCTGCAGAAAAAACTGGCCGAGAGGCCGACTGCTGCCAGCAGACAGATGGTCAAAAGACCCCGGGAGCCTCTGACCGACACCAAGAACATCAGCATCAGCGTGGCCGTCCCTGAAACAG TTGTGCAGGTTTCGTCCAAGCCCTCCCCTTCAAAGCGAAGGTGCTCTGAGGAAAATGCTCAACCTTCAGTCAATGAGGAGAATCGAGAGCCGGTGGTTCCACGAGCTGGAGCTCCTGAGCTCCCAGATCCTCCCACAGACAAGAAACCCCCCATAGGTCCTGCTGGGATTCGGTATTCCCTGGAGAAGGCTGCAGCTCGGCCTGCGGTCCAGTCTGAACCTCTGAAGCAGCCGGAGTCGGAGAAGACGCCTGCTCCTCCTGATCTTTCGAGCAGCAGAGAGGCTCACGTGGAGGCTACGGGTTCAGTTCATCAAAGAATGGAGGaagatgcagctcctgctggAGGCATGAAATCGCGACTGCAGCAGTTGGCAGAACAGAGAAAGTGTTGGGATG GCATCGCCGATGCAGACTGCACACCTGTGTTGCTGGTGAAGAGGGACGGTGAAGTtgcacctcctgctgctccagccCCCTCTTCGGACATGGCTGTGGGGCGGAGGGGCAGGCTGGCCAACCTGGCGGCCACCATCGGGTCCTGGGAAGATGATCTGAGTCACGTCAACGTCCCCCGGGAGAAGCCAGCAGCTGCCGTGAACTCCAACAAACCAAATGTTGGTGCGAACCTCGGCAAACCAAATGCTACCGTGAACCTGAGCAAACCAACCGTTGCCGTGAGCGCCACAGAAAAGTCCAACTTCAAGCAG GGGGATGTTCAGTCTCCAGTCAAGCCCAATCGAGTGATTCTTCCAAGTTCTCAAAAGGCAGACTTCCCTCCACCAAAACCCACACTTCAGCCAGCACAAAGTCCCCTGAAGAGCTCTACTCGGGGAGCAGCCTCCACATCAACTACACACAGCGGCTGTTCCTCCTCAGCATCAGTACCACAGAGCCCCCTGAAgaaccagatcccctccagaGGTCTCAACACCTTCACTCCCCTTCATGACAAACCCTCTTCTGGCTCGACAGCCCATCAGGAGAAGCTTCCTGCTGGAACTCCTG GTGTGAAGTCTTTCCTGGAGCGCTTTGGGGAGAGATGTCATGAGCGTATGCATCAGACCACTCCTGCCAAAGTCCCCCTGCAGCCCCGAGCTCCTGCTGGACCTTCAACAGGCTCACCGAGCACCAAACTGCTCCAGGAGAGGCTCATGGCTGCTCAGAGCGCCAGCACGGCTACGGCCGACCTCACCTTGCGGCAGAAACTG GAGAGAGAGTCTGAGCTGGCTCAGATTCGCAGTCGCTTCCAGAAGGGAACCAACATTTGGAAAAGCAAGACTGAAAAGGAAACAGAGACGGCCATCAAG GAGCCTGACCAGCGAGTGGAGAGTGACGTCACGGCAGCGCAGCCTCAGAATGAAGTCAAAGCCCCGTCCAATGAGGAGCCACAATCCCCAAAGCGCACCTCTCCAG CAGGTCCTGCTTTGATGGACAGCCCCCCAGCCTCAACATCCAGCCCCCTGAAACAAATCATCAACGCTGCAGAGAAGAAAGTTGAAGAGAAGAGTGATGAAACTCcaaaagaggaggaagaggaggtgatTACAGAGACGGAGATGAACGTGGACCAGTCCATTAACTCTGCAGTCATCAACGACCTCTTCAATGGCGTGTTGGAGCAGAGTgacgatgaggaggaggaggaggaagatccTTTGAATATCTCCTCCATGTCCCTCCTCATCCCCCTGGCAGAGACGGTGGCAGCCGTGGTGAAGAGTCCGGAGAGTAAAGTCATG ACGTCCACGCCAGCCAACTCCTTCCTGGTGAAGAACAACCCCCCAGAGAACCCCTGCAGACCCAGCAAGTTCCAGAGAGGAGGAGCGAAACCAGCAACCTCCTCCAGCAGCACAGAGCCTTCAGAGGAAGACCTCAAACTGCCCTACAG CATCGATGCCTACAGGTCCACCAGGGTGAAGGAGGCGGAGCGGCCTCACCTGAAGCAGGTGATCGTCAGGAAGGAGAATGTCACAGAGAGCGCAGACGAGCCTCGGGGGTCCACTGCCTTCAGCGTCAGGCAGAAGATGAAG ATTCTGACCAGTGAGGTGAACCTTCAGCAGACGGTGATCCACCAGGCCAGCCAGGCCCTCAACTGCTGCACCGACGAGGAGCACGGCAAAGGATCGCAGGTGGAGGCCGAAGCAGAGAGGCTGCTGCTGGTCGCCA CGGAGAAGAGGGAGGCCTTAAAGTCAGAGCTGGAGCGTCTGAAAGCAGATCCAACAGGACAGAAGAAAGCTCCAGAACAGGGCGCCGCGTCCGCCTCCAAGGGCGCCATCACCCTCCAGGAGCTGCGGCTCCCCCTAAAGGCCGACTTTGTTTGCTCCACTGCTAACAGACCAG AGTCCAAAAAACactccttcttcatcctgatcCGTGCTGGGGCGGAAGACACCGTGGCCACTCCTCTGGCCAGCACGCACCGCGGCCTCAGTGGAGACACGCTCACCTTCCCCACCAAGTTCAGCAT ATCCGACGTCAGCAGCGACTTTCAAATCCAGCTGCAGGTTTACTGTCTG GTGCAGAATCACGAGGTCTGCAGTGATAAGAAGAAGAAACCCAACAAGTCTAAG ATGATGTGGAGGCAGGTTCATGAGGCCCACAGGTTGTGTTTGTCG GCCATCACTCCAAAGAGGTTCCTCGCCATCacg AAAAGCGCAAACACACCAG TCATGGCGAGTCCAGGAGGCCCCAACGCGGTTCGCACCAGCAACTTTGTCCTGGTGGGATCGCACACGCTCACCCTGTCCTCCATCGGGAAAAACAAGTTTCCTCTTGAGAAG GTTCCCTTCCTGTGCCCCCTGGAGGGCCACATCTACCTGAAGCTGCAGTGTGAAGTGGGCTCCAAGGTGGAGGAGAGGGGCTTCCTG ACAATGTTTGAAGACGTGAGCGGGTTCGGCGCCTGGCACAGGAGGTGGTGTGTCCTGTCGGGGTACTGCATCTCCTACTGGACGTACCCGGACGACGAAAAGAGAAAG AACCCCATTGGCCGCATCAACCTGACCAGCTGCACCAGCAAGAGGGTGGAACCGGTCAACCGGGAGTTCTGTGCCCGGCCCAACACCTTTGAGCTGGTCACAGCACGGCCGCAGAGAGAGGGCGACAGGGAGACGCTCGTCAGTCAGTGCACGGACGCGCTGTGCGTCACCAC AAACTGGCTGAGTGCCGACACCAAGGAGGAGAGGAATCAGT
- the anln gene encoding anillin isoform X3, protein MDPFTEKLLERTRARRENLQKKLAERPTAASRQMVKRPREPLTDTKNISISVAVPETVVQVSSKPSPSKRRCSEENAQPSVNEENREPVVPRAGAPELPDPPTDKKPPIGPAGIRYSLEKAAARPAVQSEPLKQPESEKTPAPPDLSSSREAHVEATGSVHQRMEEDAAPAGGMKSRLQQLAEQRKCWDGIADADCTPVLLVKRDGEVAPPAAPAPSSDMAVGRRGRLANLAATIGSWEDDLSHVNVPREKPAAAVNSNKPNVGANLGKPNATVNLSKPTVAVSATEKSNFKQGDVQSPVKPNRVILPSSQKADFPPPKPTLQPAQSPLKSSTRGAASTSTTHSGCSSSASVPQSPLKNQIPSRGLNTFTPLHDKPSSGSTAHQEKLPAGTPGVKSFLERFGERCHERMHQTTPAKVPLQPRAPAGPSTGSPSTKLLQERLMAAQSASTATADLTLRQKLERESELAQIRSRFQKGTNIWKSKTEKETETAIKEPDQRVESDVTAAQPQNEVKAPSNEEPQSPKRTSPAGPALMDSPPASTSSPLKQIINAAEKKVEEKSDETPKEEEEEVITETEMNVDQSINSAVINDLFNGVLEQSDDEEEEEEDPLNISSMSLLIPLAETVAAVVKSPESKVMTSTPANSFLVKNNPPENPCRPSKFQRGGAKPATSSSSTEPSEEDLKLPYSIDAYRSTRVKEAERPHLKQVIVRKENVTESADEPRGSTAFSVRQKMKILTSEVNLQQTVIHQASQALNCCTDEEHGKGSQVEAEAERLLLVATEKREALKSELERLKADPTGQKKAPEQGAASASKGAITLQELRLPLKADFVCSTANRPESKKHSFFILIRAGAEDTVATPLASTHRGLSGDTLTFPTKFSISDVSSDFQIQLQVYCLVQNHEVCSDKKKKPNKSKAITPKRFLAITKSANTPVMASPGGPNAVRTSNFVLVGSHTLTLSSIGKNKFPLEKVPFLCPLEGHIYLKLQCEVGSKVEERGFLTMFEDVSGFGAWHRRWCVLSGYCISYWTYPDDEKRKNPIGRINLTSCTSKRVEPVNREFCARPNTFELVTARPQREGDRETLVSQCTDALCVTTNWLSADTKEERNQWMKKLNHILLDLRTWQPDACSGPV, encoded by the exons ATGGACCCGTTTACTGAG AAACTACTGGAGCGGACTCGAGCTCGCAGGGAGAACCTGCAGAAAAAACTGGCCGAGAGGCCGACTGCTGCCAGCAGACAGATGGTCAAAAGACCCCGGGAGCCTCTGACCGACACCAAGAACATCAGCATCAGCGTGGCCGTCCCTGAAACAG TTGTGCAGGTTTCGTCCAAGCCCTCCCCTTCAAAGCGAAGGTGCTCTGAGGAAAATGCTCAACCTTCAGTCAATGAGGAGAATCGAGAGCCGGTGGTTCCACGAGCTGGAGCTCCTGAGCTCCCAGATCCTCCCACAGACAAGAAACCCCCCATAGGTCCTGCTGGGATTCGGTATTCCCTGGAGAAGGCTGCAGCTCGGCCTGCGGTCCAGTCTGAACCTCTGAAGCAGCCGGAGTCGGAGAAGACGCCTGCTCCTCCTGATCTTTCGAGCAGCAGAGAGGCTCACGTGGAGGCTACGGGTTCAGTTCATCAAAGAATGGAGGaagatgcagctcctgctggAGGCATGAAATCGCGACTGCAGCAGTTGGCAGAACAGAGAAAGTGTTGGGATG GCATCGCCGATGCAGACTGCACACCTGTGTTGCTGGTGAAGAGGGACGGTGAAGTtgcacctcctgctgctccagccCCCTCTTCGGACATGGCTGTGGGGCGGAGGGGCAGGCTGGCCAACCTGGCGGCCACCATCGGGTCCTGGGAAGATGATCTGAGTCACGTCAACGTCCCCCGGGAGAAGCCAGCAGCTGCCGTGAACTCCAACAAACCAAATGTTGGTGCGAACCTCGGCAAACCAAATGCTACCGTGAACCTGAGCAAACCAACCGTTGCCGTGAGCGCCACAGAAAAGTCCAACTTCAAGCAG GGGGATGTTCAGTCTCCAGTCAAGCCCAATCGAGTGATTCTTCCAAGTTCTCAAAAGGCAGACTTCCCTCCACCAAAACCCACACTTCAGCCAGCACAAAGTCCCCTGAAGAGCTCTACTCGGGGAGCAGCCTCCACATCAACTACACACAGCGGCTGTTCCTCCTCAGCATCAGTACCACAGAGCCCCCTGAAgaaccagatcccctccagaGGTCTCAACACCTTCACTCCCCTTCATGACAAACCCTCTTCTGGCTCGACAGCCCATCAGGAGAAGCTTCCTGCTGGAACTCCTG GTGTGAAGTCTTTCCTGGAGCGCTTTGGGGAGAGATGTCATGAGCGTATGCATCAGACCACTCCTGCCAAAGTCCCCCTGCAGCCCCGAGCTCCTGCTGGACCTTCAACAGGCTCACCGAGCACCAAACTGCTCCAGGAGAGGCTCATGGCTGCTCAGAGCGCCAGCACGGCTACGGCCGACCTCACCTTGCGGCAGAAACTG GAGAGAGAGTCTGAGCTGGCTCAGATTCGCAGTCGCTTCCAGAAGGGAACCAACATTTGGAAAAGCAAGACTGAAAAGGAAACAGAGACGGCCATCAAG GAGCCTGACCAGCGAGTGGAGAGTGACGTCACGGCAGCGCAGCCTCAGAATGAAGTCAAAGCCCCGTCCAATGAGGAGCCACAATCCCCAAAGCGCACCTCTCCAG CAGGTCCTGCTTTGATGGACAGCCCCCCAGCCTCAACATCCAGCCCCCTGAAACAAATCATCAACGCTGCAGAGAAGAAAGTTGAAGAGAAGAGTGATGAAACTCcaaaagaggaggaagaggaggtgatTACAGAGACGGAGATGAACGTGGACCAGTCCATTAACTCTGCAGTCATCAACGACCTCTTCAATGGCGTGTTGGAGCAGAGTgacgatgaggaggaggaggaggaagatccTTTGAATATCTCCTCCATGTCCCTCCTCATCCCCCTGGCAGAGACGGTGGCAGCCGTGGTGAAGAGTCCGGAGAGTAAAGTCATG ACGTCCACGCCAGCCAACTCCTTCCTGGTGAAGAACAACCCCCCAGAGAACCCCTGCAGACCCAGCAAGTTCCAGAGAGGAGGAGCGAAACCAGCAACCTCCTCCAGCAGCACAGAGCCTTCAGAGGAAGACCTCAAACTGCCCTACAG CATCGATGCCTACAGGTCCACCAGGGTGAAGGAGGCGGAGCGGCCTCACCTGAAGCAGGTGATCGTCAGGAAGGAGAATGTCACAGAGAGCGCAGACGAGCCTCGGGGGTCCACTGCCTTCAGCGTCAGGCAGAAGATGAAG ATTCTGACCAGTGAGGTGAACCTTCAGCAGACGGTGATCCACCAGGCCAGCCAGGCCCTCAACTGCTGCACCGACGAGGAGCACGGCAAAGGATCGCAGGTGGAGGCCGAAGCAGAGAGGCTGCTGCTGGTCGCCA CGGAGAAGAGGGAGGCCTTAAAGTCAGAGCTGGAGCGTCTGAAAGCAGATCCAACAGGACAGAAGAAAGCTCCAGAACAGGGCGCCGCGTCCGCCTCCAAGGGCGCCATCACCCTCCAGGAGCTGCGGCTCCCCCTAAAGGCCGACTTTGTTTGCTCCACTGCTAACAGACCAG AGTCCAAAAAACactccttcttcatcctgatcCGTGCTGGGGCGGAAGACACCGTGGCCACTCCTCTGGCCAGCACGCACCGCGGCCTCAGTGGAGACACGCTCACCTTCCCCACCAAGTTCAGCAT ATCCGACGTCAGCAGCGACTTTCAAATCCAGCTGCAGGTTTACTGTCTG GTGCAGAATCACGAGGTCTGCAGTGATAAGAAGAAGAAACCCAACAAGTCTAAG GCCATCACTCCAAAGAGGTTCCTCGCCATCacg AAAAGCGCAAACACACCAG TCATGGCGAGTCCAGGAGGCCCCAACGCGGTTCGCACCAGCAACTTTGTCCTGGTGGGATCGCACACGCTCACCCTGTCCTCCATCGGGAAAAACAAGTTTCCTCTTGAGAAG GTTCCCTTCCTGTGCCCCCTGGAGGGCCACATCTACCTGAAGCTGCAGTGTGAAGTGGGCTCCAAGGTGGAGGAGAGGGGCTTCCTG ACAATGTTTGAAGACGTGAGCGGGTTCGGCGCCTGGCACAGGAGGTGGTGTGTCCTGTCGGGGTACTGCATCTCCTACTGGACGTACCCGGACGACGAAAAGAGAAAG AACCCCATTGGCCGCATCAACCTGACCAGCTGCACCAGCAAGAGGGTGGAACCGGTCAACCGGGAGTTCTGTGCCCGGCCCAACACCTTTGAGCTGGTCACAGCACGGCCGCAGAGAGAGGGCGACAGGGAGACGCTCGTCAGTCAGTGCACGGACGCGCTGTGCGTCACCAC AAACTGGCTGAGTGCCGACACCAAGGAGGAGAGGAATCAGT